Proteins from one Dysgonomonas sp. HDW5A genomic window:
- a CDS encoding Gfo/Idh/MocA family protein yields the protein MKNKIFALLLITSFLLGSTTISAQMIKTPTPPRPAGQKDVLNLATAPLPTVRVAFIGLGMRGPGAVNRMTHIPGVEVVALCDVLEKNTKSANEILEKAGKPKALEFYGDTSVWRKVTALPNVDLIYVATDWASHAKIGVQAMKDGKHVAIEVPAAMNMDEIWALINTSEQTRKHCMQLENCVYDFFELTSLNMAQQGLFGDVIHGEGAYIHGLQPFWDQYWNNWRMDYNEKHRGDVYPTHGIGPVCQVMNIHRGDKMNFLVSVDTKAIGNPAFIKEKTGRDVKNFRNGDHTMTMIRTENGKSIQIQHNVTSPRPYSRMYQLTGTKGFANKYPVEGFALDQSEISSEVAANHENLNAHKFVPDDVRKALMEKYKHPIAKGIEEQAKQVGGHGGMDFIMDYRLIYCLQKGLPLDMDVYDLAEWCCLIPLTEISLDKGSMPVEIPDFTRGGWNKIQGLKFAE from the coding sequence ATGAAAAACAAAATTTTCGCATTATTGCTGATTACGAGTTTTTTATTGGGTTCGACTACTATTTCGGCTCAAATGATAAAAACGCCGACACCGCCCCGTCCGGCAGGACAAAAGGATGTCTTGAATTTGGCAACAGCACCTCTTCCAACAGTTAGAGTAGCTTTTATAGGTTTGGGGATGCGTGGTCCCGGAGCAGTAAACCGTATGACACATATACCCGGAGTTGAAGTCGTAGCTTTGTGTGATGTATTGGAAAAAAATACCAAGTCAGCCAATGAAATACTCGAAAAAGCAGGTAAACCAAAAGCACTTGAATTTTATGGAGATACTTCGGTGTGGCGTAAAGTTACAGCCTTGCCTAACGTAGATCTTATTTATGTAGCTACCGATTGGGCAAGTCATGCCAAAATAGGAGTACAGGCAATGAAAGATGGTAAGCATGTGGCTATTGAAGTACCTGCAGCCATGAATATGGATGAAATATGGGCATTGATAAATACTTCGGAGCAAACTCGTAAGCATTGTATGCAGCTGGAAAACTGTGTGTATGACTTCTTCGAACTTACATCTCTCAATATGGCTCAACAAGGTTTGTTTGGTGATGTAATTCATGGTGAAGGAGCTTATATTCACGGACTTCAACCTTTCTGGGATCAATATTGGAATAACTGGCGTATGGATTATAACGAGAAACATCGTGGTGATGTATACCCAACTCATGGTATAGGTCCTGTTTGTCAGGTAATGAATATTCACCGTGGTGACAAAATGAACTTCTTGGTATCGGTTGACACAAAAGCTATCGGTAACCCTGCATTTATTAAAGAAAAAACGGGTAGGGATGTTAAAAACTTCCGCAATGGAGATCACACAATGACTATGATTCGTACCGAAAACGGAAAATCAATTCAGATTCAACACAATGTGACCTCTCCACGTCCATATAGCCGTATGTATCAGTTGACAGGTACAAAGGGATTTGCGAACAAATATCCTGTAGAAGGCTTTGCTTTGGATCAGAGTGAAATAAGTTCCGAAGTTGCTGCTAACCACGAGAATCTGAACGCTCATAAATTTGTACCCGATGATGTACGCAAGGCTTTGATGGAAAAATACAAACATCCGATTGCTAAAGGAATCGAAGAGCAAGCCAAGCAAGTAGGAGGTCATGGTGGTATGGATTTCATCATGGACTATCGTTTGATCTATTGCTTACAAAAAGGTCTTCCTTTGGATATGGACGTATATGATTTGGCTGAATGGTGCTGTCTTATACCTTTAACCGAAATATCTTTGGATAAAGGTTCTATGCCTGTTGAGATCCCCGATTTTACTCGTGGCGGATGGAACAAAATTCAAGGTTTGAAATTTGCAGAGTAA
- a CDS encoding C40 family peptidase: protein MQIKNFSIKTLLAGLSFMLVCATLSAKEKKSETTEQEQTAKLTTIEKKTGLPLPNDSTILSLYSEAVTWLKTPYRRGGTSPKGMDCSGLTTTIYKNVFGIKLQRSSRDISAQDVKDLGKDDLKPGDLVFFGTSSRKGKRVNHVGVFLGDRRFIHASTSNGVIISSLDEAYYRRTWIKGGRVKQHEKSQTDKIPTT from the coding sequence ATGCAGATTAAAAACTTTTCTATTAAGACCCTACTTGCCGGATTAAGCTTTATGCTTGTCTGCGCTACACTATCCGCAAAGGAGAAAAAAAGCGAGACTACAGAACAAGAACAAACAGCAAAACTGACTACAATAGAAAAGAAAACAGGTCTTCCTCTACCTAACGACAGTACCATCCTATCACTCTACAGCGAAGCCGTTACATGGCTTAAGACTCCCTACCGCAGAGGAGGAACCAGTCCTAAAGGAATGGATTGCTCAGGATTAACCACTACTATTTATAAAAATGTATTTGGTATAAAATTACAACGAAGCAGTAGAGACATATCTGCACAAGATGTAAAAGATCTGGGCAAAGACGATTTGAAACCGGGCGATCTGGTATTTTTCGGAACATCTTCACGAAAAGGAAAAAGAGTAAATCATGTAGGAGTATTTTTAGGAGACCGTCGTTTTATTCACGCATCCACTTCTAATGGTGTAATCATAAGTAGTCTCGATGAAGCTTACTATCGCCGAACATGGATTAAAGGAGGAAGGGTAAAACAGCACGAAAAGTCCCAAACGGATAAAATACCTACAACATAA